The window ATTTTTGTTGGCTGGAGAACGAGTAGGAAAAGCATAATAATTTGCTTTGATTGGCACTTGCTCCAACTAAATATATTTGAATTATCAGAAACAAACTGATGAGTTTTATCATACTAACACTTCTACCCCTCTACCcccctaaccccccccccccaacccaacCCCAAAATAAAAGCTCCAGTTCTGCATCAAGATTTAAGTGCTAACCTGTAATTTAGACTCAAAATCCTCTGGAGACCAGTTTAAATTACACTCTTTCAGCTCAAGTTCCCCTGCAACAACCTGCGATTGATAGTCAGAAATTTTATCCATCCAAGAAAATGGACACAATGAAGTTGCAGAAAGGTCAGTCCACAACAGAAGAAAATATGGGAAACCTCGTCCATGTTATTATGAGCATCTCAAGATATAAAACATATGTTGATACAAATTGGTGCTTCATGCTTGTTGCACTAACTTTCTTGCTAAACTTATGTCTAACGCAAGCTTCACAAAATTACTTCACAAGCAGATCACATAAAAGGGATGTCAAAAATGAGTCATCACAAAAGAAAAGTTAATCAAGTAACGTGGGAGAAATTGGAAATGAATCTTTTGTCAAGCATTAAATAGGACATCAAAAGTGTGAGATGCCCTCGCAGGAAGCCGGTTAACTACGGGACAGACTCCAAAATCATTTCTTGGgtaaaagtaaaattgggatcgAATGAAGAGAATGTTGCTTCCTTCTCTCATTCCCATTCATGAGGTGAACACCATTTTCTTCACAGTTACCAAGACTTTCATCCTTAACCTTCCTGATATAATCCATCAACAAGTCGAAATTAGAGTTTGAAATTACCTACTTTAGCATTATATCTTACCCATGTTGGAAGACCCAAGTCAGTATTACTGTCACATAGAAGCATAAGCTTACTTTGAACTAAAGCAAAAAAGATAGTAGAAATACATAATGACTTCCGATGCAAATTCAGGTAGTGTTTGCTATTTTCAACAAGTGAGTTACTTATCATGAACAGACTAGTGAGGAAAGTAGATCCTACCCCTCCAACACCAGCAGCCATAGAAGGAGCAACTAGGACATTAGCCTTTCTCAAAACATCAACTGCCTCAGCGGTACATGGCATAATGGAGCCTAAAAATGAAcaggaatacagttaaagtgttAAAAAACGCCACTTACCCACTCACTATATGGGTAGGAATCCTGGACAATAATAACAAACAAGTGACAATGATAACAGGAGGTTGACCAATACCTTCTACAAGTATATGACAACCAGAGTTAACCAAGTTTATGGCATCAGATTGATTAATTTCATTCTGTGAGGCACATGGGAATGCAACATCACACCTTTCACTCCAAGGCTTAGCTTCATCATAGTACTTTGAGCGAGCATAAGTCTTTGAGTAATCTCTGCAAAAGTACTTGTAAGTACGCCatttattcaaaacctcaaaggTATTTGTCTACACAGCTATTATGGAGAAAAAAACAAACCTTAAGCTTCTCTGCTGAGTTTTGATTTCTCTCAGGAAAGATATCTTTAAGAAATCAAATCCATCTTCATCCACCAGATAACCCTTTGAGTCTGTAAAATCATAATTGGcaaatttaataatttaagtATCATATTGTACCTGCACCAAATTAGTGGTGCAATGAACTATCACTCTCACCTTCTGGAAGGGAACATCTGTGACAAGCATAAACTGAATTCTCGGTAATTCCTAAATGATAAGCTCTAAGCCAAGCCAAAATATGAAATTGAAAGAAGGTAGGTCGCAGGTTGTACTGGTTGATATTGGAATACAGATTTTTTAGAGAACACCTCTAAGTTCACCATTCAAGCTGAAAAAGATTTCAAAAGAAATCAGAATGTTTACCAGATACGGTGATGGGAACGGCCCCGTAAGCAATGAGCTTCTCTAGGACATGCATTGCAATCTTTCCAGAACCACTAACCGCACACCTGAACATAAAGGACGTTACAAGCATTATTTCTGATAACACCCGCAAATACCAAGAGCAAATAGCTTTCTCTCTCTAGGTATTGATACCTGCCAATGCAAATAGTTTCGAAGCTCATAATTTAAATGCCTTGGAGGGGTCAGGCTATAATGGCCTAATTACGTGCCACCTATAATGTCGGACGGTATAAATATCTACATGCTATCCACTCATGTCTTCTGACAAAGAGATCTCCATGAATTTCTAACAGGCTTGCCATTTTTCAGCTATGCCCATAATGTAGGTGGATGCTCATAATAACAAACAGATCCAGTGACATTGCCATTCATGAGGATCAGTAAAAGAAGCCCCAAACACTAGGCTATTTTGCTCTTATATTTCTGATTTCAAACAGAAGGAAATCCATCATTTGGAAAGGATGGTACCTTAAACCTTTTAGTTCTTTGTTCATGTCTGCAAGCATAAGTTGTGCAAAGAAAACCTAAAGTTTGCAACAGAAATTAGTTGGCAGGAATGAGACAGGTATTTGACAAATTAAACCAACAGAAGAAGAGACTCCACCAATCCGTAGCCAGTAGCCTCAGTTCGAAGACTGGAGCCTGACCAATTTACTCTAGGTCCTGTAAAACTTCCCTGCATAACATGGAACATGTATCATTTTAActattcataaaattaaaaagaaCAGAGAGAGAGAACAGAAAGGAGAATGCATATAATCATTTGGATGATATCCAACACATTCAAAGGAAAAAGGTCGGAAAAAAACTTCTTGCTCAAAAGCATTAAATCTGGCGGTTCACCCATGAAGAACTGTTAATTATCTATTCTTAACATCTCAAACTACATCAAGCACTTCAGAATTATGCTTCGTTTATATGATTGGCACAGCTGTTAAACGGGTGTTACCATGACCCCGTAGTCAGTTAAAGACGtgtagaaacaaaaaaaaaaaaagagaataaaatgaAAATAGTAATATTTGACAGATGGCAATGTTTTATCTAGAAGAGTAGGAACCCCTACAGGAAAGGACTAAAACCCCTACATGAGTGTTATCTATATCTTGACTTATTACAAGGACAACCAAACAATTTCCATATATATACTTgtaaaaaaatacttacccaGACCATACGTGACAGGGTTTAACTAGAGCAAGGAGTTTAATAAGTTAAATCTACCTGTTTATATCAATTGGTACATCAAATCATTGTTTAAAAATTCTTAGATGTGAATTATCATTGTTGGAAGTGAGTCAAACATTTTGAGACATACCTAAATGGAAAATTGAATCACAAGAATTGGCACAATAGtagtaataattaaatttgtaagtgtaAAAGAAGCCCTAAAATCATACAATTGAAAAACTTGCTTAACAGCTTCCAGTAACTTGCCCAAACTACCGAAGAAGCTCGAAAAGGATACCAACAAGTGCCTTGTGGTTGTGGACTTACGAGGGAAATGCATGCACATTAGAATTTTCAATTGACTAGCTGATAGAGATGCTCCTCATTAGATCAACAGCAAAGCCAATTAGTGGCTTTTTGTTGAAAATAGCAGAGCCTTCTCCATGAACTATTAGTCCTTCAGCCCAATGAGATCATAAGAGGGAGACAGGCATACTTTCAggaatttatttttagttttgcaGCTTTGTACATAAGCTAATgctaaaaaagggcagcccggtgcactaagctcccgttatgcacggggtccggggaagggctggaccacaagggtctattgtacgcagccttaacttattaaaattaaaaataaataaatgacatAATGCTATTTACAGAATCCCCTCTTGTCCTCCTCATTTCATCTTCAACAGAAAATGACAATAATAACACAGTTCAGAAATCCATCAGATGGCATTTTCTTCTCTTctacttttttctcttttttgagtTAAAATATCAAGATCATTTAGCTTAGATCTGTATTCTGCTGTCACTCTACGAAATTCAGCAAATCTCATATAATATGTGAATTATTAGCCTCTTGATTCTCGTAATACATTTAAGGATGTTAGGTTGTTAGTGTGTCTGGTCTTGATACAATTCTTATCCATGGTCACATTAGGTGCAGAAAAAAGAAATGGAAGGAACAGAATAAGATGATCTGAAATATCAGAAAATTAACCATCTTCACCTGTGAATGACCAGCCAGTCGCCGATATTGTCCATGCAGAAAGCCCATTTCCCGAGTACCAACACCCATCTCCTCTGAAGGAAGATCCTACATGATTAGATAATAATCAAACTACAGAAACAAGATATGATTTGACAGGAAACTCAAAGTAAAATCGACATAGAAGTTAGTCTTTAGCTACCTTTTCAGGACCCAAATAACGATACAATTCATTCATAAAACTCTGACAAAATCGCATGACCTACAGTGAAGTAGGCAGGAAGTAGAAGAAAGATTAACGCTTGAAAATAAATTCGTGATTAGAAATCAACATGGTTAAACATAAACATATACCTCACTATCACTTTTGCCTTTAGGATCAAAATCACTTCCACCTGAAGAACCCCCAAGTCGGTAAGGCGACAAGGCATTTTTCAAAGTCTACCAAATGAGAGCAAAATAAAACATTATGAGAAGCAGCAAACTTTCTCAATTCATTGCTTGTACTCTTTAAAGAAATTATACACACATTACGAGTGTTTGCATGTAAATTAAGAGAGTAAGATAATTAGCAGAAGATCACCTGTCCAAAGCTAAGAAATTTGGCAATACTCAAGTTCATTGATGGATGGAAACGGAGACCACCCCTGCATGGACCTAGAGTCTGATTAAAATGAACCCGAAAACCACGGTTCACATGCGTCTCACCCCTATCATCAACCCACGGCACTCGAAAAATAATTGTGCGCTCAGGTTCTAATAACCGCTCCATAGTGCTTACATAACTAACATAGTAAAATATTCTCTTATCAGAGTTGTAATAGAAGTTGTAATGATTACTCTTTCATACACATGGTTTATTCTCAAGACAACTTACCTTGAGTTTTTTGAAATGACTCTTTCTAAAGCATGAACCGCTTCTTGAACAGATTGTATGAACTCTAGTTCATGAGGATCCCTTTTTAATGCAGCTTCAACGATTGATCCAGCCGTTTTTGACATAAGCGCTTTTTTAGGAATTTCAACAGCAATGAAAAAGTCAAAAAAGAATCTTAGTCGCTAGGAACAAAATCCCACATCTACACAAACAAACAAGAATGACTTGTGAAATGACAATCTGATACACACACATATACGTGTTCAAGGTGATAACAAATTGACTTTGGTGGTTATTGTCTCAGTGTTATAAAGCAGAGCacaaaagaactaaacaaagataTACCTGTGATTCTAAACATTAGTCACAAATTTACAACTCTATCCCTCAATATGGAATAGAAGATCAAAACCAATTTTTGGCCCACCATTCCCATGCAAGCATACTGGATAAAATTAACCTGTTCTGGAGACTTCTGAACTTCGCAAAAGTGAAAGGCATAATCTTCCGACGGGATATAATAAGAATAAGATCTAGGGAAAGACTTAAGTTGGACGATTTACAAGTTTTTGCTTAGATTAGATATTAACAAAATAGCTGCTCCTACTACTGACATCAAACTCATATATTTCAATTTTAAGTAGGGGTAAGGTTGGAATTTATGAACTCCtcaaggaaaaaagaagaagaatttgaaACCTAATTCACGACAAATACGGTTTCTACATACGGCGGAAAATTAAACTATGTGTACTTGATGAACTTCTAAAGCTATCATCAATATACAGCAAGAGGAGGTATGAAGGAAAGAGTGATGTTCTTGAAAATGGTTGACAAATTAAATAATTACTGCTTTAGAAGTCCCacactatttttaaaaataaaaacaaaagtgtaaaggataaggtggaatagagccaacaaaaaaaattgaaaagggaAATTACCTTTAACATATATAGGTTTATCAACAACTATCTTATCTTTGGATGCCATTTGGAGGCGAAGAGCTTCTTTGTGAAGTAAACTATTATTATGCTCCTCCAGAGCACTCATCTGCATGTTTCGACTGCCTTCATTTCCATAAGGATTCCTCCTATGCTTCCTACCATACTCTCTGCAAACAGAGCAGAATATCCTTGCTGTGCCATCTTTCACATCAACATACGCCCACTTATATGTATCTGCCCACTCCTCTCTCCATCTTTTAAcaaccttctttttctttttcactgGTTGAGTCTTCAACAAATCCTGGTTCACTCCGGAAGCTTGATGAATCATCATCTGCTTGGTCTCATCATGCTCTTCGCCCGCAGATTCTTGTGGTGGAACATTAATCAAAGTATTATTACTAAATGAAGGGTCATCATCCCCAGGCCCTATTTCCAAATCAATTTCTTCTCCTATCTCTCTCACTACAAGATGATGCCTCTGAGCCTGATGGATTAAGTTCATGTCATCCATTGTAGAATT is drawn from Nicotiana tabacum cultivar K326 chromosome 22, ASM71507v2, whole genome shotgun sequence and contains these coding sequences:
- the LOC107830810 gene encoding uncharacterized protein LOC107830810 isoform X1, yielding MLLPTGGGGMNSTMDDMNLIHQAQRHHLVVREIGEEIDLEIGPGDDDPSFSNNTLINVPPQESAGEEHDETKQMMIHQASGVNQDLLKTQPVKKKKKVVKRWREEWADTYKWAYVDVKDGTARIFCSVCREYGRKHRRNPYGNEGSRNMQMSALEEHNNSLLHKEALRLQMASKDKIVVDKPIYVKALMSKTAGSIVEAALKRDPHELEFIQSVQEAVHALERVISKNSSYVSTMERLLEPERTIIFRVPWVDDRGETHVNRGFRVHFNQTLGPCRGGLRFHPSMNLSIAKFLSFGQTLKNALSPYRLGGSSGGSDFDPKGKSDSEVMRFCQSFMNELYRYLGPEKDLPSEEMGVGTREMGFLHGQYRRLAGHSQGSFTGPRVNWSGSSLRTEATGYGLVFFAQLMLADMNKELKGLRCAVSGSGKIAMHVLEKLIAYGAVPITVSDSKGYLVDEDGFDFLKISFLREIKTQQRSLRDYSKTYARSKYYDEAKPWSERCDVAFPCASQNEINQSDAINLVNSGCHILVEGSIMPCTAEAVDVLRKANVLVAPSMAAGVGGVVAGELELKECNLNWSPEDFESKLQEAMKQTYQRALKAATDFGYQKESPEALVHGAVISAFLTIANGMVDQGCV
- the LOC107830810 gene encoding uncharacterized protein LOC107830810 isoform X2, which translates into the protein MLLPTGGGGMNSTMDDMNLIHQAQRHHLVVREIGEEIDLEIGPGDDDPSFSNNTLINVPPQESAGEEHDETKQMMIHQASGVNQDLLKTQPVKKKKKVVKRWREEWADTYKWAYVDVKDGTARIFCSVCREYGRKHRRNPYGNEGSRNMQMSALEEHNNSLLHKEALRLQMASKDKIVVDKPIYVKALMSKTAGSIVEAALKRDPHELEFIQSVQEAVHALERVISKNSRGGLRFHPSMNLSIAKFLSFGQTLKNALSPYRLGGSSGGSDFDPKGKSDSEVMRFCQSFMNELYRYLGPEKDLPSEEMGVGTREMGFLHGQYRRLAGHSQGSFTGPRVNWSGSSLRTEATGYGLVFFAQLMLADMNKELKGLRCAVSGSGKIAMHVLEKLIAYGAVPITVSDSKGYLVDEDGFDFLKISFLREIKTQQRSLRDYSKTYARSKYYDEAKPWSERCDVAFPCASQNEINQSDAINLVNSGCHILVEGSIMPCTAEAVDVLRKANVLVAPSMAAGVGGVVAGELELKECNLNWSPEDFESKLQEAMKQTYQRALKAATDFGYQKESPEALVHGAVISAFLTIANGMVDQGCV